DNA sequence from the Actinomycetes bacterium genome:
GTACGCGGTCTGGACCAGCCGTCTGCCCGCCGACGAGCGGTCGCAGTGGGACGGGGCCGGCCTCACCGACCCCAGGGTCGTCCACCTGTGGGACGAGCGGGACGCGGTCGGCAAGTGGGCGACCGGGCCACTCCCCGGCTACGACGGCCCAGACTGGGACTTCTACCTGCTGTTCGGTCCCGACGCCTCCTGGGGGACGGCACCGCCACCCCCCGACGACTCCGGCTGGAGCGTGGTCAGGGCCCGCGACGACCTGGACAGCACCCTCACCCGCCTGCTCCGCGGCGGGTAGACCACCCGGACAGCACCCTCCCCGCCTGCTCCCGGGGTAGACGACCTGGAGGGCCTCACCGCTGTTCCGCGGCGGGTAGACCACCTGGAGGGCCCTCACCGCTGCTCCGCGGCGGGTAGACCACCTGGAGGGCCCTCACCGCTGCTCCGCGCGGCGGGTGGGAGCTCCTCCGGCAGGGTCAGGACCGGAAGTGGTCGTAGGCGAGGCCGGCCAGGGGGAGGGCGGCGCCGGCGCCGGTGAGGCGCACGCGGCGGTCGGGGCGGCCCGTGAAGGTGCCGCAGTCGATCACCCCGCCCACGTCGGCGGTGCGGGGCAGGGCGGCGGCGAGGGCGAAGTCCTCGCCGCCGCCCAGGGCGAGCTCGACCGGGTCGCGGCCGAGCAGGCCCGCGGCCTCGGCCACCCCGGCGGCGAGCGGCACGGCCGCGTCGTGGACCTCGACACCCGTGCCGGACGCGGCGGCGAGGTGGAGCACGTCGCCGGCGAGCCCGTCGGACACGTCGAGCATGGCGGTGGCGCCGCCGGCGGCCAGGCGCAGCCCCATGGCAAGCTGCGGCCGGGGCCGGCGGTGGGCGGCAGCCAGGTGGGGATGGCGCGCGAGCAGCTCCCCCGCCGCCTCGCGGGCATCCGGGCCCAGCGCCCGGCCACCCGGAGCGAGTGGGCCGCCGGGCCCGCGGGCACCCGGAGCCGGCAGGTCGTCCAGCCCGCGGGCGAGCCGGAGCAGGGCCAGGCCGGCGGCGGCCGCGCCCAGGGGTCCGGTGACGGCCAGCCGGTCGCCGGGGCGGGCGCCGGACCGGGTGACGACCCGCCCGGCCTCGCCGACGACGGTGACCGCCAGCGACAGGACCGGCCCCCCCGAGGTGTCGCCGCCGACCAGGGCGACCCCGTACTCCTGGCAGGCCTCGCGCAGGCCCGCGTAGACCCGTTCGAGGGTGGCCACGGACGCGGCCGGCGGCACGGTCAGGGCCACCAGCAGCCAGCGCGGCTCGGCGCCCATCGCGGCGACGTCCGACAGGTTGACCGCGACCGCCTTCCAGCCCCAGTCCTCCGGGGCGGACAGCGCGGCGTCGAAGTGGCGGCCCTCGACCACCACGTCGGTGGTGACCACCAGCCGCCGGCCCGGGGTGGGGACGAGCACGGCGGCGTCGTCGCCCACGCCGACCTCGACCCCCGGGCCGGGAACCGCCCCGGCGGTCAGCCGCTCGATGAGCCCGAACTCGCCGAGCGCCACCAGGCCAGGCTCGCCGAGCGCCACCAGGCCAGGCTCGGTGGGGTCGGTCCCGGACGGCGCAGGGGGCCCTGGTCCGGGCCCGCCTGGCGCGCCGCCTGCAGTCAGGTGACCGCCTTCACGATCGCCTCGTCGAGGCCGGGGAAGCCGGCCAGGTACTCGGCCCGCTCGGCCTTCAGGCGCTCGACCTGCCTGCGGTACTCGTCCATGCGGCGCTGGCGCTCGTACAGCCGGCGCGGCTGCAGGATCTCCTCGTCGTCGATGCCGGGCACGGCCGAGGCCACCTGGTAGCCGAAGTCCGGGTCGCCGTCCCAGGTGATCGAGCCCTCGGCGATGCCCTTCACGATGGCCGACGAGTGCGGGATGCGGATCTTCTTGGAGCGGTCGTCGCCGTCGTTGCCGCCGACCCGGCCGGTGTTCAGCAGGTAGACCTCGAGCGGATGGGACTCGAGCAGCTCGGCCAGCCGGTTGCCCTGCTGCTCGTGGCGCAGCGGGTAGAACGGGTTCGTGCCGGGCACGCGCAGGGCCTTGCCCTCCTCGGCCTTGCCCCCGGCCGATGTGCCCTGGGTCTCCCCGAGCATGAAGTAGCCGGCCGCCTGCTCGACGTTGAGCCTGGCCACCCCCGGGATGATGTTGTCGTTGCGGTTGAGGATGAGCAGGAACGACGCCGCGGGTACCTCGCCGGCCGGCCAGTTGTCGATCGAGCGCATGTTGAAAACGGCCCGGCCGTTCTTGGTGTAGGACTCGTCGAAGAAGTCGATCTCCTCGCCGTGCTGGGAGACGTTCTCGAGGTAGGCGTCGGGCTTGGTGACCGCCCCGTGGATGGCGGGCTCGTCCTCGGCCGAGAGCGCGAACGTCTTGGCGAAGCAGCCGTCCTCGGTGGAGACGATCCTCCCGCCCGGGAACAGGCCGATGAAGTCGTCCTGGACCGCCTGGGAGCCGTTCTGCTTGGTGAACGTCGTGGTGGTCTTGCCGGTGCCCGACAGGCCGACGATCAGCATGGTCCTGCGGCCGTCGGAGGTCGGGATCACCTTGCAGCCGGCGTGCATGGCGAGGCCGCCGCCCTCGTAGACCCGCTTGTTCCACATGCGCAGGCCGCCCTTTTTCGACTCACCGAAGTAGTCGGAGTTGAGGACCCGCGTCACCCCCTCCTCGAGGTCGACCGCGATCACCCGGTCGTCCGGGTAGCCGGTCATGGAGAGGTTGGGGGTGTAGACGATGGTGATCTCGGGGTCGTGGGACGCGCCGCCGTCGTCGACCGGGTCGTAGTAGAGGAAGCGCTGCATCCCGGCGATGTTCGAGTTGGCCTTCTCGATGATCAGACGGGCCGGGGTGCGGTACTCGCCGGCGTGGCCCACGAAGCCGTCGACCACCACCATGTCGTGGCGCTTGATGTAGTCGTCCTGGACGGCGGCGATGCGGGCGCCCTCCTCCCGGCTGACCGTCTGGTCGGAGTGCTCCTCGGGCCGGTCGGTGACGATGTAGGTCGACCCCTTGGACCTGGCCAAGACCTTCGTCTTGACGTTGACGTTGCCGTACCTGGTCTGCCTGGCCTGCGGCATCGCGTCGGTGAAGGCCCGCAGCTCCTCCTCGCTGGGGCAGAACGCGACGGACTTGGCGACGAGGTCGAGGTCCTGTGGGGGCGAGCTCGGCATTGCAAAGCCTCCAGTGCAGGGTGACACCACGTGCTGCCGGCCACGATGCCGGGCCTGGCCACCAGCTTACCCTCGGGGTCGTTCCCCCTTTCGGAGGCAGTCAAGCACTTCGTCGTCGGTGACCTGCGGGAAGTCGGCGAACGCCTGGCCCACGGCGACGTACCGCTCCGGCGTCTCGAGCACCACCACCTCGTCGACGGCCCGGCCGAGCCGGCGCCCGAGCCCCGGCGGCCCGACCGGCACCGCGAGCACGACCCGGCCCGCGCCTGCATGGCGGCACCAGCCCGCCGCAGCGATGCAGGTCCAGCCGGTGGCCACGCCGTCGTCGACCAGGACGGCGGTGCGCCCGGCGAGCGGAGGCGGGGGGCGGTCGCCGCGGTAGGCGGCGGTGCGCCGGGTGACCTCTTCCCGCTGCCGGGCGATCTCGGCCCGCAGCGCGGCCGGGTCGAGCCGCAGTCGCCGCACTGCGTCGTGGTCGACCGCCTCGATCCCGTCGGCGACCGCGCCGACGGCCAGCTCCGGGTTGCCGGGCGCTCCGAGCTTCCTCGGCACCACGACGTCGAGGACCGCCCCGAGCCGGCGCGCCACCCGGGCGGCCACGACCACCCCGCCCCGCGGGATCCCGAGGATCACGACCGGTTCGACGACACGCTCGGCAAGGACCTCGGCCAGCCGGTCGCCGGCCTCGGCCCGGTCGGCGAACAACCGCCGCCCTACCGAGGGAAGCGTTCCAGTCTCGGGCGGGTCGCCATGATGTGGATCCTCCACGATCGGTCGACACGCCCAGCCGGCCCGTTCCGGCTGGACAGTCGATACTATCCTCTCCGTACCCGGCGAATGAAGCCGCGCGGGGGAGCGTCTGTTGCCGTCCGCATTGGTCGCGACAATTCCTTGGCATGCTTAGGAGCCTTGTGTAGCATGCGCAGGTCTCGATGATTGATTGGGCGCCGTGCCCCTTTTCTCAAGAAACCGCGCCAGGGCGACGGCTCGGGTCCCAGCCAAGGAGGTCGGTGCTTGTGGTGACGGCGTACATCTTGATCCAGACCGAAGTGGGCAAGGCGGCCCAGGTCGCCAAGGAGATTGCTGAGATCAAGGGCGTGCAGCAGGCCGAGGACGTGACCGGGCCGTACGACGTCATCGTCAGGGCCGAGGCCAGCAACGTCGACGACCTGGGCAAGCTCGTGGTTGCCCGCGTGCAGGCGGTGGACGGCATCACCCGGACCCTGACCTGCCCGGTGGTGCACCTGTAGGGTTCCGGACGCCCGGGGGGCGGCCGACAGGGAAGACCCGGGGCCGGACGACCGGCCCCGGGTCTTCCGGTCTGCCCGCCCCGCGAACCTGCCCGGGCGGAATGGCTTGGCCTCGAGCATGAGGATGCGGTTGCACTGGGCGGCCTGCCCGCACGGCGCACGTGCCGGGCGGAATGGAGCCCCCCCGTCGCCGCAGGCGGCTCCGAGCCCTTCTCGGATGTCACGCTATGTGGCCGAAGGCCTCGACGACGTAGTCGATCGCGCTGGTGAGCGTCTCCAGGTCGTCCGGGTCGATCGCCGGGAACATGCCGATCCGGAGCTGGTTGCGGCCGAGCTTCCGGTAGGGCTCGGTGTCGACGATGCCGTTGGCGCGCAGCACCCTGGCCACCGCGGCCGCGTCGACCCGCTCGTCGAAGTCGACGGTGGCCACCGTGTGGCTCCGCTCGGCCGGGTCGGCCACGAACGGCTGGGCGTACGGGCGCGCCTCGGCCCAGCCGTAGACGACCGTCGCCGACTCGTCGCAACGCTTCACGGCCCAGTCCAGGCCGCCCTGCTCGCGCAGCCAGTCCAGCTGGTGGACGAAGAGGAACAGGGTGGCCAGGGCCGGGGTGTTGAGGGTCTGGTCGGCCCTCGAGCTCTCGATCGCGACGGGCAGGCTGAGCGAGGCGGGCACGTGGCGGCCCGACGCGGCCACGGCCGCGGACCGGTCGAGGGCGGCGGGCGACAGGATCGCCACCCACAGCCCGCCGTCGGAGCCGAAGCTCTTCTGCGGGGCGAAGTAGTAGACGTCGAACTCGGCCGGGTCGACCGGGAGGCCGCCCGCGCCCGAGGTCGCGTCGACGCAGACCAGCCCGTCCGCCCGGGGGAGCCGGCGGACCGGCATGGCGACCCCGGTCGACGTCTCGTTCTGGGTCAGCGCATACAGGTCGACCTCGGGGTTGGCCCGGGGCTCGGGATGGGTGCCGTAGGGGCTCTCGACGATCTCGGGCGAGGCCAGGTGGGGCGCTGCCGCGGCGGCGGCGAACTTGGCCGAGAACTCGCCGAACACCAGGTGCTGGCTGCGCCGCTCGATCAGCGAGAACGCGGCCACGTCCCAGAACACGGTGGACCCGCCGTTGCCGAGGACGACCTCGTACCCGGCGGGCAGGCCGAACAGCTCGGCGAGCCCGGCCTTGAGCCTGGCCACCATGTCGCGCACACCGGCCTGCCGGTGGCTGGTGCCGAGGTAGGTGGGCGCGGCCTTGGCCAGGGCAGCGACCGCCTCGGGGCGGACCTTGGACGGGCCGGAGCCGAAGCGCCCGTCGCGCGGGCGCAGCCCGGCCGGGAGGGAGAGGGTGCTGGGCGCTCGGGTCATGGCTGTCACTGTACCCGCTGCGCCCGCGCCTCCCTGGCCGGCCGGGGCCTGGACGCTCGCCTGAAGCGCGGGCGGCCCACGGTGACCGCGCGCTGCCCTTGACAAAACGGTGGCGTGCCGGGGCGCCGGGAACTGTGCCACGCTAGCGGTCCGCTGACCGACCCGCCGCGCCGCTCCAGGAGGCTCACCGCTCCATGCCCATGCCACGGATCTCCCGGCGCGTCGGCGCCATCGCCGAGTCGGCCACCCTCGCCATCGACGCCAAGGCCAAGGCGCTCAAGGCGGCCGGCGAGGACGTGATCGGCTTCGGCGCGGGCGAGCCCGACTTCCCCACCCCCGCCCACGTGGTCGAGGCCGCCGCGGCCGCCTGCCGCGAGCCCCGCCACCACCGCTACACCCCCACCGCGGGCCTGCCCGAGCTGCGCGCGGCGGTCGCCGCCAAGACCGCCCGGGACTCCGGCTACCAGGTCGAGGCCGGCCAGGTGCTGGTCACCAACGGCGCCAAGCAGGCGGTCTTCGAGGCGTTCGCGACCCTGCTCGACCCGGATGACGAGGTGCTGCTGCCCGCGCCCTACTGGGTCACCTACCCGGAGGCGATCACCCTCGCCGGCGGCGTGCCCGTGGTGGTCCCCACCGGCGCCGAGGCCGGGTTCCGGGCCACGGTCGAGCAGCTCGAGGCGGCACGCAGCCCCCGGACCAAGGCCCTGCTGTTCGTGTCGCCGTCCAACCCGACCGGGGCGGTCTACCCGCGTGACGAGGTCGAGGCGATCGGGCGCTGGGCGGCCGAGTCCGGCGTGTGGGTGGTGACCGACGAGATCTACGAACACCTGGTGTACGGCGACAACCAGTTCCACTCCATGCCGGTGCTGGTGCCCGAGCTGGCCGACCGGTGCGTCGTGGTCAACGGCGTGGCCAAGACCTTCGCGATGACCGGCTGGCGGGTGGGCTGGATGGTGGCCCCGACCGACGTGGTCAAGGCGACCGCCAACCTCCAGTCCCACGCGACCTCCAACGTCTGCAACGTCGCTCAGGCCGCGGCCCTGACCGCGGTCTCGGGCGACCTGGCCTGCGCGGCCGAGATGCGGGCCGCCTTCGACCGGCGCCGCCGCCGCATCCACGAGCTGCTCGCCGCCATCCCAGGCGTCGCGTGCACCGAGCCGCAGGGTGCCTTCTACGCGTTCCCGTCGCTGCAAGGGGTGCTCGGCCGCGAACTGCGCGGCCGCACCCCGGCCAGCACGCTGGAGCTGGTCGAGGTGATCCTCGACGAGGCCAGGGTCGCGATCGTGCCCGGCGAGGCCTTCGGGGCGCCGGGGTACGCGCGCCTGTCCTACGCGCTCGGCGACGACGACCTCGTCGAAGGGGTCACCCGCATCGCCCAGCTGCT
Encoded proteins:
- the thiL gene encoding thiamine-phosphate kinase, which encodes MALGEPGLVALGEFGLIERLTAGAVPGPGVEVGVGDDAAVLVPTPGRRLVVTTDVVVEGRHFDAALSAPEDWGWKAVAVNLSDVAAMGAEPRWLLVALTVPPAASVATLERVYAGLREACQEYGVALVGGDTSGGPVLSLAVTVVGEAGRVVTRSGARPGDRLAVTGPLGAAAAGLALLRLARGLDDLPAPGARGPGGPLAPGGRALGPDAREAAGELLARHPHLAAAHRRPRPQLAMGLRLAAGGATAMLDVSDGLAGDVLHLAAASGTGVEVHDAAVPLAAGVAEAAGLLGRDPVELALGGGEDFALAAALPRTADVGGVIDCGTFTGRPDRRVRLTGAGAALPLAGLAYDHFRS
- a CDS encoding phosphoenolpyruvate carboxykinase, whose protein sequence is MPSSPPQDLDLVAKSVAFCPSEEELRAFTDAMPQARQTRYGNVNVKTKVLARSKGSTYIVTDRPEEHSDQTVSREEGARIAAVQDDYIKRHDMVVVDGFVGHAGEYRTPARLIIEKANSNIAGMQRFLYYDPVDDGGASHDPEITIVYTPNLSMTGYPDDRVIAVDLEEGVTRVLNSDYFGESKKGGLRMWNKRVYEGGGLAMHAGCKVIPTSDGRRTMLIVGLSGTGKTTTTFTKQNGSQAVQDDFIGLFPGGRIVSTEDGCFAKTFALSAEDEPAIHGAVTKPDAYLENVSQHGEEIDFFDESYTKNGRAVFNMRSIDNWPAGEVPAASFLLILNRNDNIIPGVARLNVEQAAGYFMLGETQGTSAGGKAEEGKALRVPGTNPFYPLRHEQQGNRLAELLESHPLEVYLLNTGRVGGNDGDDRSKKIRIPHSSAIVKGIAEGSITWDGDPDFGYQVASAVPGIDDEEILQPRRLYERQRRMDEYRRQVERLKAERAEYLAGFPGLDEAIVKAVT
- a CDS encoding phosphoribosyltransferase family protein produces the protein MFADRAEAGDRLAEVLAERVVEPVVILGIPRGGVVVAARVARRLGAVLDVVVPRKLGAPGNPELAVGAVADGIEAVDHDAVRRLRLDPAALRAEIARQREEVTRRTAAYRGDRPPPPLAGRTAVLVDDGVATGWTCIAAAGWCRHAGAGRVVLAVPVGPPGLGRRLGRAVDEVVVLETPERYVAVGQAFADFPQVTDDEVLDCLRKGERPRG
- a CDS encoding Lrp/AsnC ligand binding domain-containing protein; amino-acid sequence: MVTAYILIQTEVGKAAQVAKEIAEIKGVQQAEDVTGPYDVIVRAEASNVDDLGKLVVARVQAVDGITRTLTCPVVHL
- the serC gene encoding phosphoserine transaminase; protein product: MTRAPSTLSLPAGLRPRDGRFGSGPSKVRPEAVAALAKAAPTYLGTSHRQAGVRDMVARLKAGLAELFGLPAGYEVVLGNGGSTVFWDVAAFSLIERRSQHLVFGEFSAKFAAAAAAPHLASPEIVESPYGTHPEPRANPEVDLYALTQNETSTGVAMPVRRLPRADGLVCVDATSGAGGLPVDPAEFDVYYFAPQKSFGSDGGLWVAILSPAALDRSAAVAASGRHVPASLSLPVAIESSRADQTLNTPALATLFLFVHQLDWLREQGGLDWAVKRCDESATVVYGWAEARPYAQPFVADPAERSHTVATVDFDERVDAAAVARVLRANGIVDTEPYRKLGRNQLRIGMFPAIDPDDLETLTSAIDYVVEAFGHIA
- a CDS encoding pyridoxal phosphate-dependent aminotransferase, with translation MPMPRISRRVGAIAESATLAIDAKAKALKAAGEDVIGFGAGEPDFPTPAHVVEAAAAACREPRHHRYTPTAGLPELRAAVAAKTARDSGYQVEAGQVLVTNGAKQAVFEAFATLLDPDDEVLLPAPYWVTYPEAITLAGGVPVVVPTGAEAGFRATVEQLEAARSPRTKALLFVSPSNPTGAVYPRDEVEAIGRWAAESGVWVVTDEIYEHLVYGDNQFHSMPVLVPELADRCVVVNGVAKTFAMTGWRVGWMVAPTDVVKATANLQSHATSNVCNVAQAAALTAVSGDLACAAEMRAAFDRRRRRIHELLAAIPGVACTEPQGAFYAFPSLQGVLGRELRGRTPASTLELVEVILDEARVAIVPGEAFGAPGYARLSYALGDDDLVEGVTRIAQLLEEAKVSSG